Proteins from one Xenopus tropicalis strain Nigerian chromosome 1, UCB_Xtro_10.0, whole genome shotgun sequence genomic window:
- the LOC116408409 gene encoding uncharacterized protein LOC116408409: protein MAPYKRQSKAEDSNRSQRGTGASLQLILQHQQAEAATAEPQAEMEVQQLVLDREPTMADQTAQIADTHSPNKWPYRKGPSLQRSPSRKEHHTGGTAQHAQSGASPFCGGASVNKDPGASRRCFPCNQVGHVRVACPEQKEPSPPVQPVVMFVSVKTENLSHHMQSVIVGGKVTRELKNSGAYFSLVRPEIINTGDIIPGKTLSIKGVGGDHPKVPVAKVYLDWGVGRGLREVGVSNEIPLDILLGNDLGCMVTAFVPYDQVSLGPAALECGHPPQQVTVTSKMQQSSWEGGLGDRVNQCLNQWCPKVGTRREMGRSIFP, encoded by the coding sequence ATGGCACCCTACAAGAGGCAGAGCAAAGCTGAGGACAGCAACAGGTCCCAGAGGGGTACAGGAGCATCTCTGCAGCTTATTCTGCAACACCAGCAGGCAGAGGCGGCAACAGCAGAACCCCAAGCAGAGATGGAGGTACAACAGCTTGTTCTGGACCGTGAGCCTACAATGGCAGATCAAACAGCGCAGATTGCAGACACACATAGTCCTAACAAATGGCCATACAGGAAGGGACCTTCTCTACAGCGATCACCAAGCAGGAAGGAGCATCACACAGGGGGTACAGCACAGCATGCCCAGTCCGGTGCAAGTCCTTTTTGTGGGGGAGCCAGTGTCAACAAAGATCCTGGAGCTTCCCGCAGATGTTTTCCCTGCAACCAGGTGGGCCATGTGAGGGTTGCCTGCCCAGAACAGAAGGAGCCAAGCCCCCCTGTACAGCCTGTGGTAATGTTTGTGTCTGTTAAAACAGAAAATCTCTCTCACCATATGCAATCGGTGATTGTGGGTGGCAAAGTAACTCGGGAACTAAAGAACTCAGGGGCTTATTTTTCTCTGGTGCGTCCAGAGATCATCAACACTGGGGACATTATTCCTGGGAAGACTTTGTCCATAaagggggtgggtggggaccacccAAAGGTGCCTGTGGCCAAGGTTTACTTGGATTGGGGTGTGGGGAGAGGTCTAAGGGAAGTGGGAGTGTCCAATGAGATTCCTCTCGATATATTGTTGGGGAATGATTTGGGTTGCATGGTAACTGCTTTTGTGCCTTATGACCAGGTCTCACTAGGTCCAGCCGCGCTGGAGTGTGGCCACCCACCTCAGCAAGTAACTGTCACAAGTAAAATGCAGCAAAGTAGCTGGGAGGGAGGCCTGGGAGACCGTGTCAACCAGTGCCTGAACCAGTGGTGTCCCAAGGTGGGAACCAGAAGGGAGATGGGGAGGAGCATTTTCCCCTAG